In the Ipomoea triloba cultivar NCNSP0323 chromosome 6, ASM357664v1 genome, one interval contains:
- the LOC116023479 gene encoding protein FAR1-RELATED SEQUENCE 5-like yields the protein MSTASSPNGVTSGTNLNTSDANSSNIEGGYSVDILPGMTEYWIPNCEDGIKPKIGMTFSTLDAVVSSYKNYAAKVGFDIRSSSVMKSNDEVILSKYILCSREGYKNVIGSSTLNVDEASSSSTTKRRRVSNRTGCKARIVFKFIGSFGYVVKKFEKRHNHCMSSILAKQFLKVNRNIDVGHQKFIANCARANIGPTKSFNLYKEMVGDFSNKKEVCEAFYFAYDIDEDEHLCKLFWADPISRKNFGCFGDVVCFDATYQTNRYDMVFTSFTGIDNHKKSITFATGLLTKEDIASYVWLFEHFKKAMGAEPKVVVTDQDPAMRQAIPAVFNEVRHHFWMWHIMCKVGEKVGSMLSKNENFRKKLNSVVWSSYLEPLEFENEWRSIMEEFDLVNNNWFVQMFELRRFWIPAYFRDVPMAGLLRTTSRSEGENGVFSRFTTPLSSLVQFYMQFERALDSQRHNHAKLTSDSEGNIPEMKTPLPIEKHASTVYTLSIFCDIQKEICTSCFNCRVLSVREDGDILYYEIKDGSDRKFTVEHNVTEKKAKYVLNRWTKDASLKPIFHIDGLTFDQGAGMDERKVLLAQLWGDMQCCIGLAEEAKMDKLVEFARD from the exons ATGAGCACTG CATCATCTCCAAATGGCGTCACATCAGGCACAAATTTAAATACTTCTGATGCAAATTCTAGTAACATTGAAGGTGGTTATAGTGTGGATATATTACCGGGGATGACTGAATATTGGATTCCTAATTGTGAAGATGGGATCAAACCTAAGATTGGTATGACATTCAGTACTTTAGACGCTGTTGTATCCTCCTACAAGAACTATGCTGCTAAAGTTGGCTTTGATATAAGGTCTAGTTCTGTTATGAAGTCTAATGATGAAGTGATTCTGTCAAAGTACATTCTTTGTAGTAGAGAAGGGTATAAGAATGTTATCGGTAGTTCTACATTGAATGTAGATGAAGCATCAAGTTCTTCAACTACAAAGAGGAGAAGAGTCTCAAATAGGACAGGTTGCAAAGCGAGAATTGTGTTCAAATTCATAGGAAGTTTTGGTTATGTTgttaaaaaatttgagaaaagaCATAACCACTGTATGTCATCAATCCTAGCAAAACAGTTTCTAAAGGTCAATAGGAACATTGATGTGGGACATCAAAAGTTTATTGCAAATTGTGCACGAGCAAATATTGGgccaacaaaatcatttaactTGTACAAGGAGATGGTCGGCGATTTTTCCAAT aaaaaggaGGTGTGTGAAGCATTTTATTTTGCATATGACATTGATGAAGATGAGCACTTGTGCAAGCTTTTTTGGGCAGATCCAATTTCAAGAAAGaattttggttgttttggggATGTAGTATGTTTTGATGCAACATATCAAACTAACAG gTACGACATGGTTTTTACATCGTTCACTGGGATTGATAACCACAAGAAAAGCATTACATTTGCAACTGGATTATTAACAAAAGAAGACATTGCTTCCTATGTTTGGTTATTTGAACACTTTAAGAAAGCAATGGGTGCAGAGCCAAAAGTAGTTGTTACTGATCAAGATCCAGCAATGAGACAAGCAATTCCAGCAGTATTTAATGAAGTTAGGCATCATTTTTGGATGTGGCACATTATGTGCAAGGTGGGTGAAAAGGTTGGTTCTATGCTAAGTAAGAATGAAAATTTTAGGAAGAAATTGAACTCTGTTGTGTGGAGCTCATACTTAGAACCTCTTGAATTCGAGAATGAATGGAGATCAATCATGGAAGAGTTTGATTTAGTCAATAACAACTGGTTTGTACAAATGTTTGAGTTGCGAAGATTTTGGATACCAGCCTATTTCAGAGATGTTCCTATGGCTGGTTTATTGAGGACTACATCACGCTCGGAAGGTGAAAATGGTGTTTTTAGTCGATTTACTACCCCTCTCTCTAGTCTGGTCCAGTTTTATATGCAGTTTGAGCGTGCTTTGGACTCTCAAAGACACAATCATGCAAAACTTACAAGTGATAGTGAGGGGAACATCCCAGAAATGAAGACACCTTTGCCCATTGAAAAGCATGCTTCAACTGTATACACACTCTCTATTTTCTGTGATATTCAGAAGGAAATATGCACATCATGTTTTAATTGTCGAGTTTTGAGTGTTCGAGAAGATGGTGACATACTATATTATGAGATCAAAGATGGCAGTGATAGAAAGTTTACTGTGGAGCACAATGTAACTGAAAAGAAAGCT AAATATGTGCTGAATCGATGGACTAAGGATGCATCCTTAAAGCCAATCTTCCATATTGATGGTCTCACATTTGATCAAGGTGCAGGAATGGATGAGAGGAAGGTGTTGTTAGCACAATTGTGGGGTGATATGCAGTGTTGTATTGGTCTAGCAGAAGAAGCAAAAATGGATAAATTGGTTGAATTTGCACGTgattaa